From the genome of Dehalococcoidia bacterium:
GGCATAGAAGCCGCCAAGGTCCTGAGTCTCATCTGCCGAATAGCCGGTCTCTTCCCTCAATTCACGATAGGCGGCCTGTTGCGGGTGTTCCTCCGGTTCTATTTTGCCTGCCGGGATTTCCAGCAACATTCGATCCACGGCGGTGCGGTATTGGCGAACCAGAAGGACGTTCTCTTCGGAATCGATGGCCACAACCGCCACACAGTTGGGAAATTCGACGATCTCTCGGATCGTTTCCCTGCCCGAGGGCAGCTGAATTTTATCCAGCCGCAGGCTGACTCTTTTGCCTTTGTAAATCTGCTTTCTGGCTAAAAGCTTCTCCACTGTCAACGGGTTCACCTCAGTTTCAGGATCATGGCAGTTTCGTCGCAATCGGGATACTTGGGACATCGCTGGCATTCCCCCCAGACTTTGCGGGGAAGCTCCATCAGGCCGACTTTCTCAAATCCGAATTTGCCGAAGAAAACAGTCTCATAGGTCAAACAGAAGACATTCGGTACGTCCATCTGTCTGGCTTCTGCAATACAGGCCTCGACGATGGCTGCCCCGATGCCTTTGTGCTGATGTTTTTCGTCCACGGCCAGAGCCTTGATTTCCACCAGATCGGCCCAGTTAACGTGTGCGGCTCCGCAGCCCGCCACTACATCTCCCTGGCGGACAACAAAGAAATCCCTCACGTCTTCATAGAGTTCGCTTAGCGGACGGGCCAGCATTCGGTCCTTTGTGGCGAAGTGGTTGACCAGTTTGTGAATCCGGGGCACATCAGTAATCTTGGCTTTTTCAACTTTCACTGGCTCATCCTCCCTTGCCGCTCAAGCGTTGCAACAACGTCTGATGGAAAAAAGTTCGTGGCTGGATTCTCAAGAGTCGGGCAGTATAGGGGCTGCGGCTTATTTTAATCACGTCCCCGCTCTGCAACGGGAATTCGATCTGCCCATCGATGCTGATTCTGGCCTGATGAGCGGTCTGCACTTCAAGCTCGACCACGGATTCTGAGGATAGCACCAGGGCAGTGGTCAATCCCAAGTGAGACATGATTGGCGTGAGGAGCAACTCTTTGGCCGCCGGGAAAATGATAGGGCCGCCGGCAGACAGGGAATATCCGGTGGATCCGGTTGCTGTGGCCACAATAACGCCATCGGCCTTGTAGGTGGTGATTGGCTCACGGTTGACGGATGTTTTGACCTGGATCACCCGGACAAACTCGCCTCTGGCAACGACCACATCATTCAAGGCATGAAGGATCGGTGAGCCTGTGTGTGAGGGCAGTTCGGCCTGGAGCATGGTGCGTTCATCAATCCAGCCTTCCCCTTGAAGGAATCGGGGAATCTTGCTAAGCGCTTCCTGGCTGGTGAGTTCGGTGGTAAACCCCAAGCTGCCCATGTTTACGCCTAGAATAGGAATTCCCGCAGGCGCAACCAGCCGTGCCACCCGCAGGATGGTGCCGTCCCCGCCGAGGCTGAGGATCATCTCGGTTCCGGTAAGCTGTTCTGACGCCTCTCTCTCATTGGGGGTGGGACAAATCCATACCGGGTTTTGCAATTTTCCGAGGGTCTTGGCTATCTCCAGGGCCAAGCCCTTTGCTGCTTCAATTCTAGGATTGAACAGAACGCCCACTTTCTGCATGCTTTTCATCAGCTAGATTCTAACATAAAAAGCTATTGAGACACCAAGAGAGGAGGATCATCGGTCTCCATTTGAATCCGACAAAGGCCGATCCATGGTAAGATTGTTCTCCTTGTCATTCGGAGAGATAATGAGGAATCTGAGGCCCTTCTCCTGCTCAGGGTGATATTTTGGGGGTAATTGCCAGGCAGTCTGTATCTCTGCGGAGAACCCCGATATCCCCACAGGAGGGACTCTTTCTTCAGGGCTTTCTCGGCC
Proteins encoded in this window:
- a CDS encoding N-acetyltransferase yields the protein MKVEKAKITDVPRIHKLVNHFATKDRMLARPLSELYEDVRDFFVVRQGDVVAGCGAAHVNWADLVEIKALAVDEKHQHKGIGAAIVEACIAEARQMDVPNVFCLTYETVFFGKFGFEKVGLMELPRKVWGECQRCPKYPDCDETAMILKLR
- a CDS encoding NAD(+)/NADH kinase: MKSMQKVGVLFNPRIEAAKGLALEIAKTLGKLQNPVWICPTPNEREASEQLTGTEMILSLGGDGTILRVARLVAPAGIPILGVNMGSLGFTTELTSQEALSKIPRFLQGEGWIDERTMLQAELPSHTGSPILHALNDVVVARGEFVRVIQVKTSVNREPITTYKADGVIVATATGSTGYSLSAGGPIIFPAAKELLLTPIMSHLGLTTALVLSSESVVELEVQTAHQARISIDGQIEFPLQSGDVIKISRSPYTARLLRIQPRTFFHQTLLQRLSGKGG
- a CDS encoding NUDIX hydrolase, translating into MNPLTVEKLLARKQIYKGKRVSLRLDKIQLPSGRETIREIVEFPNCVAVVAIDSEENVLLVRQYRTAVDRMLLEIPAGKIEPEEHPQQAAYRELREETGYSADETQDLGGFYAGPGYSTEYLHLYLATELTPTDETPDGDEIMNVFRVPLQDIPALIAKGDICDAKSVAGLLRVLTERTSFNTGCDVVQ